In one Oryza glaberrima chromosome 2, OglaRS2, whole genome shotgun sequence genomic region, the following are encoded:
- the LOC127761720 gene encoding transcription factor MYB57-like, producing the protein MEGQQFAWGREEGGWRKGPWTAQEDKLLVEYVRQHGEGRWNSVAKITGLKRSGKSCRLRWVNYLRPDLKRGKITPQEESVILELHALWGNRWSTIARSLPGRTDNEIKNYWRTHFKKGKPSKNIERARARFLKQRREMQQQSQLMQTGQQQQLGQDDDATSAVVDDNLAEVAPPAATSLTHDGELQIMQEMAPDMDDLLYYHPGDMSPYSYDDLLGSGGGECGAVAASAGAAASTSEGSSEELDGGAATWGSLWNLDDVVHDMMIDCAAGAGCCWGSFPPLQDQGLAFY; encoded by the exons ATGGAAGGGCAGCAGTTCGCttggggaagggaggagggagggtggAGGAAAGGGCCATGGACAGCGCAGGAAGACAAGCTGCTGGTTGAGTACGTGAGGCAGCACGGCGAAGGGAGGTGGAATTCTGTCGCCAAGATCACAG GTCTGAAGAGAAGTGGCAAGAGCTGCAGGCTTCGTTGGGTGAACTACCTGAGACCTGACCTCAAGCGAGGCAAGATCACGCCACAGGAGGAGAGCGTCATACTCGAGCTTCATGCCTTGTGGGGAAACAG GTGGTCGACGATCGCGCGTAGCCTGCCTGGCAGGACggacaacgagatcaagaactacTGGAGGACGCACTTCAAGAAGGGCAAGCCGTCCAAGAACATCGAGCGCGCGAGGGCTCGGTTCCTGAAGCAGCGCCGCGAGATGCAGCAGCAGAGCCAGCTGATGCAAAccggccagcagcagcagctcggcCAAGACGACGACGCCACCAGCGCGGTGGTGGACGACAACCTTGCGGAGGTCGCGCCACCAGCCGCCACCTCGCTGAcccacgacggcgagctccaGATAATGCAGGAGATGGCGCCGGACATGGACGACCTGCTGTACTACCACCCGGGAGACATGTCGCCCTATTCCTACGACGACctcctcggcagcggcggcggcgagtgcggCGCCGTGGCGGCCAGCGCTGGCGCTGCCGCCTCGACGAGCGAGGGCTCAAGcgaggagctcgacggcggcgccgccacgtgGGGCAGCCTGTGGAACCTCGACGACGTGGTGCACGACATGATGATCGactgcgccgccggcgccggctgctgCTGGGGTAGCTTCCCTCCGCTACAGGATCAAGGCCTCGCTTTCTACTAG
- the LOC127763629 gene encoding glutaredoxin-C4, chloroplastic, whose product MGMAQSSSSSSRPSDSEQLEEPSKPVMALDKAKEIVASSPVVVFSKTYCPFCARVKRLLAELAASYKAVELDVESDGSELQSALADWTGQRTVPCVFIKGKHIGGCDDTMAMHKGGNLVPLLTEAGAIATPSL is encoded by the exons ATGGGGATGGCACagtcgtcttcgtcttcctcgcgccccTCCGACTCCGAGCAGCTAGAGGAGCCCAGCAAGCCGGTCATGGCGCTCGACAAGGCCAAGGAgatcgtcgcctcctcccccgtcgtcgtcttcag CAAGACTTATTGCCCTTTCTGCGCCCGAGTGAAGCGATTGCTGGCAGAGCTGGCAGCAAGTTACAAGGCTGTTGAATTGGATGTGGAAA GTGATGGGTCTGAGCTGCAGTCAGCTCTTGCCGATTGGACTGGACAGAGAACTGTTCCTTGTGTCTTCATTAAAGGGAAACATATTGGTGGCTGTGACG ATACCATGGCGATGCACAAAGGAGGGAACTTGGTCCCTCTGCTGACGGAGGCAGGAGCAATCGCCACTCCTTCCCTGTAG
- the LOC127764006 gene encoding protein CANDIDATE G-PROTEIN COUPLED RECEPTOR 7-like, translating into MHVRSPARSMDTSLSIAVGAAAVVLLLLVRGADAEIRTTLIVSDARPLILFEQFGFERGGKATISIRRSFWNLRRGSRRTAVDPSLMGFVLISGTQFPKINNASAYAAADPGDNGDDGGGSYCVLTSEYALPVLRLGDVPPGGVTTTVSIDDPDQYAVVFSNCQDGVEVTVDVYTEMYNVRDGISDGPRDYLPVGLRPLPTIYTVVSEVYFAFLALWACVCVRHRATVERIHAVMGALLLFKALKMACAAEDSWYVERTGTPHGWDVAFYVFGFFKGVLLFTVIILIGTGWSILKPYLQEREKNVLMIVIPLQVVENLLLVVIGETGPTGQDWVVWNQVFLLVDVICCCAVFFPIIWSIRSMREASKTDGKAALNLQKLTLFKRFYLVVVGYLYFTRIIASAFLALLSYKYQWGVNVAIEAASLAFYLFVFYNFQPVAKNPYLYIGDTVEDAAVEREMDDEGRF; encoded by the exons ATGCACGTACGATCGCCGGCAAGGTCCATGGACACCTCCCTCTCCATCGCCgtcggagccgccgccgtcgtgctgctgctcctcgtGCGGGGCGCCGATGCCGAGATCAGGACGACGCTCATCGTGTCGGACGCTCGGCCTCTCATTCTGTTCGAGCAGTTTGGCTTCGAGCGTGGCGGGAAGGCGACCATCTCCATACGCCGCTCGTTTTGGAATCTCCGGCGGGGGTCACGGCGCACCGCGGTTGACCCCAGCCTCATGGGGTTCGTCCTCATCTCCGGAACCCAGTTCCCGAAGATCAACAACGCGTCCGCGTACGCGGCCGCCGACCCGGGggacaacggcgacgacggcgggggcAGTTACTGCGTGCTGACGAGCGAGTACGCCCTCCCGGTGCTCCGGCTCGGCGACGTCCCGCCCGGCGGCGTCACCACCACCGTGAGCATCGACGACCCAGACCAGTACGCCGTCGTGTTCAGCAACTGCCAGGACGGCGTGGAGGTCACCGTCGACGTGTACACCGAGATGTACAACGTGCGGGACGGCATCTCCGACGGGCCCAGGGACTACCTACCCGTGGGCCTGCGGCCGCTGCCGACCATCTACACGGTCGTGTCGGAGGTGTACTTCGCGTTCCTGGCGCTGTGGGCGTGCGTGTGCGTGCGGCACCGCGCGACGGTGGAGCGGATCCACGCCGTCATGGGCGCGCTGCTGCTGTTCAAGGCGCTCAAGATGGCGTGCGCGGCGGAGGACTCGTGGTACGTGGAGCGCACCGGCACGCCGCACGGCTGGGACGTGGCGTTCTACGTCTTCGGCTTCTTCAAGGGCGTCCTGCTCTTCACCGTCATCATCCTCATCGGCACCGGCTGGTCCATCCTCAAGCCCTACCTCCAG gagagggagaagaacgTGCTTATGATCGTGATCCCGCTGCAAGTGGTCGAGAACCTGTTGCTGGTGGTGATCGGGGAGACGGGGCCGACGGGGCAGGACTGGGTCGTGTGGAACCAGGTGTTCCTGCTGGTGGACGTCATCTGCTGCTGCGCCGTGTTCTTCCCGATCATCTGGTCGATCCGCAGCATGCGCGAGGCATCCAAGACCGATGGCAAGGCGGCGCTCAACCTCCAGAAGCTCACGCTGTTCAAGCGCTTctacctcgtcgtcgtcggctacCTCTACTTCACCCGGATCATCGCGTCGGCGTTCCTCGCCTTGCTCAGCTACAAGTACCAGTGGGGCGTCAACGTGGCCATCGAGGCCGCCAGCCTCGCCTTCTACCTGTTCGTTTTCTACAACTTCCAGCCGGTGGCGAAGAACCCGTACTTGTACATTGGCGACACGGTGGAGGACGCGGCGGTCGAGCGTGAGATGGACGACGAAGGTCGATTTTGA
- the LOC127763120 gene encoding H/ACA ribonucleoprotein complex subunit 3-like protein translates to MYLQYYINEKGDKVYTTKKESPLGVPTQSAHPARFSPDDKYSRQRYLLKKRFGLLPTQKPAPKY, encoded by the exons ATGTATCTCCAGTACTACATCAACGAGAAGGGGGACAAGGTGTACACCACCAAG AAGGAATCTCCTCTCGGTGTTCCCACGCAGTCTGCTCACCCAG CTCGCTTCTCTCCAGATGACAAGTACTCACGCCAGAGATACCTGTTGAAGAAGAGATTCGGGTTGCTGCCAACCCAAAAGCCAGCACCAAAGTACTGA
- the LOC127763119 gene encoding two-component response regulator-like PRR1: MVGAGEGDRVGGGAAVGGGQQFVDRSKVRILLCDSDPSSSREVLRLLCNCSYQVTCAKSPRQVINVLNCEAGEIDIILAEVDLPVSKCFKMLKYIARNKELRHIPIIMMSNRDEVSVVVKCLRLGAAEYLVKPLRMNELLNLWTHVWRRRRMLGLSEKNFFNDNFELALSEPSDANTNSTTLLSDDTDDKPKENINQETSTSNQHEYESNPSDAEPKQKGTREGLPVSTEGGDQASSPGVMFSRPIKTNLRVAESSAFLAYVKSSTPTTSSFDRELQKGGNRLDSSDHRGNFSSTTDRSDRTGTDVNIRDKEAFEMPVQYPVVCFSSSNLHLEQSNEGQNDASGTPPVYHFPFYYPGMMDHGMTHPPVQNFQGNINNAQVHTPQTLLPQYNVYPQCHGVSMMPPFQYNPAGMSIQSNQLPTQNMWPQASSTPMPEETCSRSERRAAALAKFRLKRKERCFDKKVRYVNRKKLAETRPRVRGQFVRQANYTDITSTGDDISEDEDDDPSSREVEMVSSPE; the protein is encoded by the exons ATGgtgggcgccggcgagggggatCGCgttggcggcggggcggcggtaGGGGGAGGGCAGCAGTTCGTGGACCGGAGCAAGGTGAGGATTCTGCTCTGCGACAGCGACCCAAGTAGCTCACGGGAGGTGCTCCGCCTCCTCTGCAACTGCTCATACCAAG tGACTTGCGCCAAGTCTCCGAGGCAGGTGATCAACGTGCTCAACTGCGAGGCGGGGGAGATCGACATCATCTTGGCCGAGGTCGATCTGCCCGTCTCCAAGTGCTTCAAGATGCTCAAATACATCGCCAGGAACAAGGAATTGCGCCACATCCCCATCATAA TGATGTCCAACAGAGACGAGGTCTCTGTTGTTGTCAAGTGCTTGCGTCTCGGGGCAGCCGAGTACCTGGTCAAGCCACTGCGCATGAACGAGCTGCTGAACCTCTGGACCCATgtgtggcggcgaaggcggatG CTTGGTTTGTCGGAGAAAAACTTCTTCAATGACAATTTCGAGTTGGCGTTATCGGAACCTAGTGACGCCAATACCAACAGCACCACTCTTCTCTCGGATGACACAGATGATAAGCCAAAAGAAAACATTAATCAAGAAACAAGCACCTCGAATCAACATGAATATGAG TCTAATCCTTCTGATGCTGAGCCTAAACAAAAAGGCACACGAGAGGGTTTACCAGTCTCTACTGAAGGCGGCGACCAAGCTT CATCTCCCGGAGTAATGTTTTCACGTCCAATAAAGACTAACTTAAGGGTTGCTGAGTCTTCTGCTTTTCTAGCTTATGTTAAGTCAAGCACCCCAACTACCAGCTCATTTGACAGAGAACTACAAAAAGGTGGAAATCGGTTAGACTCTTCGGATCACAGGGGTAATTTCTCTAGTACAACTGACAGAAGTGATCGCACTGGCACTGATGTAAATATTCGGGATAAAGAAGCCTTTGAGATGCCAGTGCAATACCCTGTGGTATGCTTTTCTTCCTCTAACTTGCATCTGGAGCAAAGCAATGAAGGCCAAAATGATGCTTCAGGAACTCCTCCTGTATATCATTTTCCCTTTTATTACCCAGGGATGATGGACCACGGTATGACACATCCTCCAGTGCAAAATTTCCAAGGGAACATAAACAACGCTCAAGTGCATACACCACAAACGTTGCTCCCTCAGTATAATGTTTATCCCCAATGTCATGGTGTATCTATGATGCCACCATTTCAGTATAATCCTGCTGGTATGAGCATTCAATCAAATCAACTGCCAACACAAAATATGTGGCCACAGGCATCAAGCACACCAATGCCCGAGGAAACATGTAGTCGGTCTGAACGGAGAGCTGCAGCACTTGCCAAATTCAGGCTGAAAAGGAAGGAACGTTGTTTTGACAAGAAGGTGAGGTACGTGAATAGGAAGAAACTTGCTGAAACAAGGCCGAGGGTGCGAGGGCAATTTGTTAGACAGGCAAACTATACAGATATAACCAGCACTGGAGATGATATCtcagaagatgaagatgatgatccATCCTCCAGGGAGGTAGAGATGGTTTCTTCTCCAGAGTAG